The following are from one region of the Bradyrhizobium septentrionale genome:
- a CDS encoding OmpA/MotB family protein, with protein sequence MAKKKRGDAHGGGHGWFVTFADLMGLMMSFFVMLVAFSTMDNNKLKIVAGSMRDAFGVQTDVRYSGVVESDGLPTRPKLKNVEHISPEESSANPTPDEKERSQINGARLKIDREFALASASLRQALQDMPELTEISKNIMFEETKEGLNLEIVDQDGRSMFADGSREPYERTRRLIQRLAAPLKATPLRVAIVGHTAAGFVPARSDYDAFDLSADRANAVRQILEREGLPPSHIFAVSGKADGQPLFPDDPTLPANRRVTITLMRENPPLPPDLKP encoded by the coding sequence ATGGCCAAGAAAAAGCGCGGCGACGCTCACGGTGGAGGTCACGGCTGGTTCGTGACCTTCGCCGACCTGATGGGCCTGATGATGAGCTTCTTCGTGATGCTCGTCGCGTTCTCCACCATGGACAACAACAAGCTGAAGATCGTCGCAGGCTCGATGCGCGACGCCTTCGGCGTGCAGACCGATGTGCGCTATTCCGGCGTCGTCGAATCCGACGGCCTGCCGACCCGGCCGAAGCTGAAGAATGTCGAGCACATCTCGCCGGAGGAGTCCTCGGCCAATCCGACGCCGGACGAGAAGGAGCGCAGCCAGATCAACGGCGCGCGGCTGAAGATCGACCGCGAATTCGCGCTGGCCTCCGCCTCGCTCCGGCAGGCGCTGCAGGACATGCCGGAACTGACCGAGATCTCCAAGAACATCATGTTCGAGGAGACCAAGGAGGGGTTGAACCTCGAGATCGTCGACCAGGACGGCCGCTCGATGTTCGCCGATGGTTCCAGGGAGCCCTATGAACGCACCCGCCGGCTGATCCAGAGGCTTGCAGCTCCCTTGAAGGCGACGCCGCTGCGGGTCGCGATCGTGGGGCATACAGCCGCAGGCTTCGTGCCGGCGCGCAGCGACTACGACGCCTTCGACCTGTCCGCGGACCGCGCCAATGCGGTGCGGCAGATCCTGGAGCGGGAAGGGCTGCCGCCGTCCCATATCTTCGCGGTTTCCGGCAAAGCTGACGGCCAGCCGCTGTTTCCCGACGATCCGACCTTGCCGGCCAACCGTCGCGTGACCATCACGTTGATGCGGGAAAATCCGCCGCTGCCGCCGGATCTGAAGCCGTAG
- a CDS encoding adenylate/guanylate cyclase domain-containing protein: MQQIAEWLEDIGLSEYSQRFAENGIDISVLPHLTDQDLKELGILLGHRRKMLAAIGRLAIATASPAPASPSEPQPREIAERRQVTVLFSDMVGSTALSTRLDPEDLRDIISSYQNCVTQIIRRSGGFVARYMGDGVLAYFGYPEAHEEDAERAVRTGLELVAAICELKTLVPLQTRVGIATGLVVVGDLIETDEARERGIVGETPNLAARLQGVAEPGMVVIAESTRKQLGRLFDLEELEAKDLKGIPKPVPSWAVLRAGAAESRFEALHAGTMTFVGREAEIELLKRYWRLAKSGETRVVQVSAEAGLGKSHLVATFAEQLRSEPHTILQFFCAPHTRDSALFPIIACLERAAGFKHEDTPEAKRNKIETLVTSSSDVAEDVLLIAELLALPRSDDDRAMDYSPQRTKEKTLEALLRYAVGAARRQPVLLIFEDVHWIDPTSREWLDLAVRQLRQLPILALVTSRTEFQSSWASQSHVTSLPLPRLSPEDSVALVRQIERTNAPLSEGVVQEIIDRSDGVPLFLEQVTRAVLEVGDANVVSNGSAPSTPDRRIPSTLQASLIGRLDCLGKAAKEIAQLGAAIGREFSYNLLAAASERPPVYLEDALARLVEKELIFQSASLPQAAFLFKHALVQDAAYSTLLRTSRRDIHARIANAMLAGGTTDSAAPEIVAFHLQQADRPAEAIAYWRKAGEQSARRANNREAVAHFRRALALLEGHPQTSDRLGIELAILSQLAPALMSVHGWGATEVGEVVERATEVGHQLDSSPEIAPSIANLWLFHYANGRLDAAEKVSRNLLRIAQDLDSQEVLLQAHHTAWPVRWGRGAMKDALGHIDAGLALYDEQRHAHHRFLYLGHDPAVCGLAIASQLCSSLGYTAQAKDRADQALALARRLNHEPTLMHGLWFVIESQMTRGDVLGVTANTAELLNLAEQYGLPLPRAMGLIYRGWALAYSGRAEEGLALATEGTGLLQRTGNRIVLSRAYGVIAEIHLVIGRYQEGLSEVERAIHVASNIGESFYLDRLLLNRALLMRETGQTEEMVEAGLKRSLDFAALQGAKVLELRTAIHLADLWGRIGKRDQAQELLRSTCDCFTEGHDTPDFKQAIEMLHGRAESART; the protein is encoded by the coding sequence ATGCAGCAAATCGCCGAGTGGCTGGAAGATATCGGCCTGTCCGAGTATTCGCAGCGCTTCGCCGAGAATGGCATCGACATCTCGGTACTTCCGCATCTGACCGATCAGGATCTCAAGGAACTTGGCATTCTCCTCGGACATCGACGGAAAATGCTCGCGGCGATTGGCCGGCTCGCGATCGCAACAGCATCACCCGCACCCGCCAGCCCGTCCGAGCCGCAACCGCGGGAGATCGCTGAGCGCCGCCAGGTCACAGTATTGTTTTCCGATATGGTAGGCTCGACAGCCCTCTCCACGCGCCTGGACCCCGAAGATCTCAGAGACATTATCTCATCTTACCAAAATTGCGTCACGCAGATCATCCGCCGCTCTGGTGGCTTTGTTGCCAGATACATGGGAGACGGCGTGCTCGCCTACTTTGGCTATCCGGAAGCCCATGAAGAGGACGCGGAGCGCGCCGTTCGGACGGGGTTGGAGCTTGTCGCGGCGATCTGTGAACTCAAGACGCTGGTCCCGTTGCAAACGCGCGTAGGCATCGCAACCGGCCTGGTCGTCGTCGGCGACCTGATTGAGACAGACGAAGCGCGCGAACGCGGCATCGTCGGCGAAACACCGAATCTAGCGGCGCGATTGCAAGGCGTGGCGGAGCCCGGAATGGTTGTCATCGCCGAAAGCACCCGAAAGCAACTCGGCAGGCTGTTTGATCTTGAAGAACTCGAAGCAAAGGACCTCAAAGGCATTCCGAAACCTGTGCCGTCATGGGCAGTGCTGCGGGCCGGCGCAGCTGAAAGCCGGTTCGAAGCTCTTCATGCAGGCACGATGACGTTCGTCGGACGCGAGGCAGAAATCGAACTGCTCAAACGTTACTGGCGATTGGCAAAAAGTGGTGAGACCCGCGTGGTTCAGGTCTCGGCCGAGGCGGGACTGGGAAAGTCGCATCTTGTAGCGACATTCGCCGAACAGCTTCGGTCCGAGCCCCACACCATTCTGCAATTTTTTTGTGCACCCCATACTCGCGACAGCGCGCTCTTCCCCATCATCGCCTGCCTGGAACGGGCGGCGGGCTTCAAACATGAAGATACTCCAGAAGCCAAGCGCAACAAGATTGAAACGCTAGTCACGTCCAGCTCCGACGTGGCCGAGGATGTCCTTTTGATTGCAGAGTTGCTCGCGCTGCCGCGGTCGGATGACGACCGTGCAATGGACTATTCACCGCAGCGCACGAAAGAAAAGACGTTGGAAGCTCTTTTGCGTTACGCGGTTGGCGCGGCAAGGCGCCAGCCGGTCCTGTTAATCTTTGAGGATGTCCATTGGATCGACCCGACCTCGCGCGAATGGCTGGATCTCGCCGTTCGGCAGCTGCGGCAATTGCCGATTCTGGCGCTCGTCACGTCTCGAACGGAGTTTCAATCGTCTTGGGCAAGCCAATCTCATGTGACATCGCTGCCGCTGCCGCGGCTTTCGCCGGAAGATTCGGTCGCCCTCGTGCGGCAGATCGAACGCACCAATGCGCCGCTCTCCGAGGGAGTGGTGCAGGAAATCATCGATCGGTCAGACGGTGTGCCGCTGTTCCTCGAGCAAGTGACGCGAGCTGTGCTCGAAGTCGGAGACGCCAATGTCGTCAGCAACGGCTCCGCCCCGTCGACACCCGACCGTCGTATCCCTTCAACTTTGCAGGCCTCGTTAATTGGACGTCTTGACTGCCTGGGGAAGGCAGCGAAGGAGATCGCCCAGCTTGGCGCGGCGATCGGGCGCGAGTTTTCATACAACCTTCTTGCGGCGGCGTCGGAGCGCCCTCCTGTCTACCTGGAGGATGCCCTTGCCCGGCTGGTCGAGAAGGAACTGATCTTCCAGAGCGCATCGCTTCCTCAGGCCGCCTTCCTTTTCAAGCATGCCCTTGTGCAAGATGCCGCTTATTCCACGCTTCTGCGGACTTCGAGGCGGGATATCCATGCACGCATCGCCAATGCAATGCTGGCCGGCGGAACCACCGACAGCGCTGCGCCGGAGATCGTCGCCTTTCATCTGCAACAAGCCGACCGACCAGCCGAAGCGATAGCCTATTGGCGGAAGGCTGGAGAACAATCTGCTCGAAGGGCGAACAATCGCGAAGCGGTGGCTCACTTTCGTCGCGCGCTGGCCCTGCTAGAGGGGCATCCGCAAACGAGTGACCGCCTGGGCATCGAGCTCGCGATCTTGTCGCAGCTCGCGCCGGCGTTGATGAGCGTCCATGGCTGGGGTGCGACCGAAGTCGGCGAAGTTGTCGAACGGGCCACTGAAGTGGGCCATCAGCTCGACAGTTCACCGGAGATCGCACCCTCCATCGCAAACCTCTGGCTATTCCACTATGCCAATGGCCGGCTGGATGCAGCTGAGAAAGTGTCGCGCAATCTGCTCAGGATTGCGCAGGATTTGGACAGCCAGGAGGTGTTGCTGCAAGCACATCACACAGCGTGGCCCGTGCGTTGGGGACGAGGGGCAATGAAGGACGCTCTCGGACATATCGATGCTGGATTGGCGCTCTATGATGAGCAGCGCCACGCGCATCACCGGTTCTTGTATCTCGGACATGACCCTGCCGTTTGCGGCTTGGCGATCGCTTCACAACTCTGTTCGAGTCTCGGTTATACGGCACAAGCAAAGGACAGGGCTGATCAGGCCTTGGCGTTGGCCCGGAGGCTCAACCATGAGCCCACTCTTATGCACGGCCTTTGGTTCGTCATTGAATCGCAGATGACACGCGGGGATGTTCTCGGCGTGACTGCAAACACGGCGGAACTCCTGAACCTCGCCGAGCAATACGGACTTCCGCTGCCGCGTGCGATGGGACTGATCTATCGCGGCTGGGCATTGGCATATTCCGGCAGAGCGGAAGAAGGTCTTGCACTTGCAACTGAGGGCACCGGCTTACTGCAGCGGACCGGTAACCGAATTGTTCTATCTCGCGCTTACGGGGTTATCGCCGAAATCCACCTGGTGATTGGAAGATATCAGGAAGGTCTGAGCGAAGTAGAAAGGGCGATTCACGTCGCGTCAAACATCGGCGAATCCTTCTATTTGGATCGCCTGCTTCTGAACCGCGCGCTGCTGATGCGGGAAACAGGCCAAACCGAAGAAATGGTCGAAGCAGGATTGAAGCGTTCCCTTGATTTTGCGGCCTTACAAGGCGCCAAGGTCCTCGAATTGCGCACTGCTATCCATCTCGCTGATTTGTGGGGTCGCATTGGCAAGCGTGACCAAGCGCAGGAATTACTAAGGTCGACTTGTGACTGCTTCACCGAAGGGCACGATACGCCCGACTTCAAGCAGGCTATCGAAATGCTGCACGGGCGTGCGGAGTCAGCTCGCACGTGA
- a CDS encoding lipoprotein-releasing ABC transporter permease subunit, which produces MSRTLAEPSQTAPFAPFEWMLSARYLRARRREGFISVIAGFSFLGIMLGVATLIIVMAVMNGFRKELLGKILGLNGDILIQPVERPLTDWQDVAERISQLQGIRLVVPVVDGMALASSSNASGVLVRGIRAADLSRLPSVSNTIKGSIEHFDEGQGIVIGRRLADQLSAHVGDGITLVAQRGATTPMGIMPRIKKYPISAVFEIGMSEYDAGLIFMPIIEAQAYFNRGTNVTGIEVFTVDPDRVDQFRKTVTEAAERPVFLVDWRQRNTTFFGLLQVQRNVMFVILTMIVLVAALNIVSGLIMLVKDKSSDIAILRTMGASQGAIMRIFLITGASIGVVGTLVGFAVGLFVCRHVEAIRQFLSWLTGIQLFPPELYFLSELPAEVDIAQTAAVVIMALTLSLLATLYPSWRAARLDPVEAFR; this is translated from the coding sequence ATGAGCAGGACTTTGGCAGAGCCATCGCAAACTGCGCCCTTCGCACCGTTCGAATGGATGCTATCCGCGCGCTACCTGCGGGCGCGACGCAGGGAAGGCTTTATCTCGGTCATTGCCGGGTTCTCGTTTCTGGGCATCATGCTCGGCGTCGCCACGTTGATCATCGTCATGGCCGTCATGAACGGCTTTCGCAAAGAGCTGCTGGGCAAGATCCTCGGCCTCAACGGCGATATTCTGATTCAGCCGGTGGAAAGGCCCCTGACCGACTGGCAGGACGTTGCCGAGCGCATCAGCCAGCTGCAGGGCATCCGCCTCGTTGTCCCCGTGGTCGACGGCATGGCACTGGCATCGTCGTCCAACGCCTCCGGTGTTCTCGTGCGCGGTATTCGCGCCGCCGACCTCTCCCGCCTGCCCTCGGTCAGCAACACCATCAAGGGATCGATCGAGCATTTTGACGAGGGCCAGGGGATCGTCATCGGCCGCCGGCTCGCCGATCAACTCTCCGCGCATGTCGGCGACGGCATCACGCTGGTCGCGCAGCGCGGCGCGACCACGCCGATGGGCATCATGCCGCGGATCAAGAAGTACCCGATATCGGCCGTGTTCGAGATCGGCATGTCGGAATATGACGCCGGCCTGATCTTCATGCCGATCATCGAAGCACAGGCCTATTTCAACCGCGGCACGAACGTCACCGGGATCGAGGTCTTCACCGTTGATCCCGATCGGGTCGACCAGTTTCGCAAGACGGTGACGGAAGCGGCCGAGCGGCCGGTCTTCCTGGTGGATTGGCGTCAGCGCAACACGACCTTCTTTGGCCTGCTTCAGGTCCAACGCAACGTGATGTTCGTGATCCTGACCATGATCGTGCTGGTGGCGGCGCTGAACATCGTGTCCGGGCTGATCATGCTGGTGAAGGACAAGAGCAGCGACATCGCGATCCTGCGGACGATGGGCGCCTCTCAGGGCGCGATCATGCGGATCTTCCTGATCACCGGGGCCTCGATCGGCGTGGTGGGGACGCTGGTCGGCTTCGCGGTCGGCCTTTTCGTATGCCGCCATGTCGAAGCGATCCGTCAATTCCTGTCATGGCTGACCGGCATCCAACTGTTCCCGCCCGAGCTCTATTTCCTGTCCGAGCTGCCGGCGGAGGTCGACATCGCGCAGACCGCAGCGGTCGTGATCATGGCGCTGACGCTGTCATTGCTTGCCACTCTCTATCCGTCATGGCGCGCGGCGCGGCTCGATCCGGTCGAGGCCTTCCGGTGA
- a CDS encoding motility protein A codes for MDIMTGAGLLAGIIVIAVMMFMGGDLHMFISEHAMIIIFGGSIAATMIRFPLGVMLHGLPLGAKFAFTMSRLSARDLVDELARIAEIARKQGPVGLEKVETDEPFLAKGIRYVADGYDLEFIRDNMERDRDNFLMHLDEGSKIYRAIGDCAPAFGMIGTLIGMVQMFANMTDPSKLGPFMATALLATLYGALVANLFCLPIADKLHGKLLDEETNRTLIIDGILMIRDSKSPALVREMLLAYLPEKHRNEEGEPVPA; via the coding sequence ATGGATATCATGACAGGCGCCGGGCTGTTGGCCGGCATCATCGTCATCGCGGTGATGATGTTCATGGGCGGCGACCTGCACATGTTCATCTCCGAACACGCCATGATCATCATCTTCGGTGGTTCGATCGCGGCGACGATGATCCGCTTTCCGCTCGGCGTGATGCTGCACGGCCTGCCGCTCGGCGCCAAATTTGCCTTCACCATGAGCCGGCTGTCGGCCCGCGACCTCGTCGACGAGCTCGCCCGCATCGCCGAGATCGCCCGCAAGCAGGGCCCGGTCGGCCTCGAGAAGGTCGAGACCGACGAGCCGTTCCTTGCCAAGGGCATCCGCTACGTCGCCGACGGCTACGACCTCGAATTTATCCGCGACAACATGGAACGCGACCGCGACAATTTCCTGATGCACCTCGACGAGGGCAGCAAGATCTATCGCGCGATCGGCGACTGCGCACCGGCGTTCGGCATGATCGGCACGCTGATCGGCATGGTGCAGATGTTCGCCAACATGACCGACCCCTCCAAGCTCGGCCCGTTCATGGCGACCGCGTTGCTCGCGACGCTGTACGGCGCGCTGGTCGCCAATCTGTTCTGCCTACCGATCGCCGACAAGCTGCACGGCAAGCTGCTCGACGAGGAGACAAACCGCACGCTGATCATCGACGGCATCCTGATGATCCGCGACTCCAAGAGCCCGGCGCTGGTGCGCGAGATGCTGCTCGCCTATTTGCCGGAGAAGCATCGCAACGAGGAAGGCGAGCCGGTCCCGGCCTGA
- a CDS encoding potassium transporter Kup gives MAASVSSTEAQEGQGSGQGTGQGTSGFWALTLGSIGVVFGDIGTSPLYAFREAVGGAAHGQPVTRIMVLGVLSLILWALFTVVTAKYVLLLLRADNNGEGGTLSLMALGQRAIGRRSWPLLALGVVGASMFIGDSMITPAISVLSAVEGLKLATPHLEHYVVPLTILILVLLFSVQSSGTARVASAFGPVMVLWFAGLAVMGLVHITDDPSVLAAINPYYALQFMLTHGTIGLVTLGAVFLAVTGGEALYADLGHFGRKPIQSGWLFFVLPALLLNYFGQGALVLSDPSAIENSFYRMVPDVLLLPLVGLATAATVIASQAVITGAYSLISQAVQLGLLPRFEVRYTSETHAGQIYLPRVNRLLLIGVLLLVLLFRTSSGLASAYGIAVSTTMVADGIMGFIVIWKLWNWRAASAAALILPFVIVDMTFFSANLLKLFEGAWVPLLFGAVMATMIWTWRRGAAILIAKTRRIEVPLRDLIHSLEKRPPHIVKGTAVFLTSDPSFVPTALLHNLKHNKVLHEHNVILTIETAPTPRVDLSERVNMEKVSDKFTAVRLRFGYMESPNVPKALAVARKLGWQFDIMATSFFVSRRSLKPSAQSGMPQWQDHLFIAMSRSANDATDYFQIPTGRVVEVGTQVTI, from the coding sequence ATGGCTGCCAGCGTCTCATCCACCGAAGCCCAGGAGGGTCAAGGCTCGGGCCAAGGAACGGGCCAAGGCACCTCCGGCTTCTGGGCCCTGACACTGGGCAGCATCGGGGTTGTGTTCGGCGATATCGGGACGTCGCCGCTCTACGCATTCCGGGAGGCGGTCGGCGGCGCCGCGCATGGCCAGCCGGTCACCCGCATCATGGTGCTCGGCGTGCTCAGCCTGATCCTGTGGGCGCTGTTCACCGTCGTCACCGCGAAATACGTGCTGCTGCTGCTGCGCGCCGACAACAATGGCGAGGGCGGCACGCTGTCGCTGATGGCGCTCGGCCAGCGCGCGATCGGACGGCGCAGCTGGCCGCTGCTCGCGCTCGGCGTGGTTGGCGCCTCGATGTTCATCGGCGATTCCATGATCACGCCGGCGATCTCGGTGCTGTCGGCGGTCGAAGGTCTCAAGCTCGCCACGCCGCATCTCGAGCACTATGTGGTGCCGCTGACGATCCTGATCCTCGTCCTGCTGTTCTCGGTGCAGAGCTCCGGCACCGCCCGCGTCGCCTCCGCCTTCGGGCCGGTGATGGTGCTGTGGTTCGCCGGGCTTGCGGTGATGGGGCTGGTCCACATCACGGACGATCCGTCGGTGCTGGCGGCGATCAATCCGTATTACGCGCTCCAGTTCATGCTGACCCACGGCACCATCGGCCTCGTGACCTTGGGCGCGGTGTTCCTCGCGGTGACCGGCGGCGAGGCGCTGTATGCCGATCTCGGGCATTTCGGCCGCAAGCCGATCCAGTCCGGCTGGCTGTTCTTCGTGCTGCCCGCGCTGCTCCTGAACTATTTCGGGCAGGGCGCGCTGGTGCTGTCCGATCCCTCGGCGATCGAGAACTCGTTCTACCGCATGGTGCCGGACGTGCTGCTGCTGCCGCTGGTCGGGCTTGCCACCGCCGCGACTGTGATCGCAAGCCAGGCCGTCATCACCGGCGCCTATTCGCTGATCAGCCAGGCGGTGCAGCTCGGGCTGTTGCCGCGCTTCGAGGTCCGCTACACCTCGGAGACCCATGCCGGCCAGATCTATTTGCCGCGCGTCAACCGGCTGCTGTTGATCGGCGTGCTGCTGCTGGTGCTGCTGTTCCGCACCTCGAGCGGGCTCGCCTCGGCCTACGGCATCGCGGTCTCCACCACCATGGTCGCCGACGGTATCATGGGCTTCATCGTGATCTGGAAGCTGTGGAACTGGCGCGCGGCGTCGGCGGCGGCGTTGATCCTGCCGTTCGTGATCGTCGACATGACCTTCTTCAGCGCCAATCTGCTGAAGCTGTTCGAGGGCGCCTGGGTGCCGCTGTTGTTCGGCGCCGTGATGGCGACGATGATCTGGACCTGGCGCCGCGGCGCCGCGATTCTGATCGCCAAGACCCGCCGCATCGAGGTGCCGCTGCGCGATCTGATTCACAGTCTGGAGAAGCGGCCGCCGCACATCGTCAAGGGCACCGCGGTGTTCCTGACCAGCGATCCCAGTTTCGTGCCGACCGCCCTGTTGCACAATCTGAAGCACAACAAGGTGCTGCACGAGCACAATGTGATCCTGACCATCGAGACCGCACCGACGCCACGCGTCGATCTGTCGGAGCGCGTCAACATGGAGAAGGTCAGCGACAAGTTCACCGCGGTGCGGCTGCGTTTCGGCTACATGGAATCGCCGAACGTGCCGAAGGCGCTGGCGGTCGCACGCAAGCTCGGCTGGCAGTTCGACATCATGGCGACCTCGTTCTTCGTGTCGCGCCGCTCGCTCAAGCCCTCGGCCCAGTCCGGCATGCCGCAATGGCAGGACCATCTGTTCATCGCGATGAGCCGCTCCGCCAACGATGCCACCGACTATTTCCAGATCCCGACCGGCCGGGTGGTTGAAGTGGGTACCCAGGTAACTATTTGA
- a CDS encoding NADPH:quinone oxidoreductase family protein yields MKAVVVEQYAPIDQIGLKEIASPEPGPGEIRVRVHAASIGFVDGLKVEGRYQTKDPLPFTPGAEFAGVVDAVASDVTGIAPGMRMMGAARSGALAEQIVVPPAAVEIMPDGLTMEAAAAFRTNYLTALYALGERGRLRSGEQLLVLGAAGGTGVAAIQIGKLLGARVIAAASTEEKRSFAASFGADAVVDYTRPDWRDALKDATGGDGPDVIFDPVGGEVSLQAFRSIAWNGRHVVVGFAAGSIPALPFNLPLLKGGLLIGVDAAQIARREPEAQTRVMTQLSAWLNDGRLTPVVGKVFAFEDFRDAFTTMQTRAALGKMVVRIG; encoded by the coding sequence ATGAAGGCGGTCGTCGTCGAGCAATATGCGCCCATCGATCAGATCGGGTTGAAGGAGATCGCCAGCCCCGAACCCGGTCCCGGTGAGATCCGCGTCCGGGTTCACGCCGCGAGCATCGGCTTCGTCGACGGGCTGAAGGTCGAGGGCCGCTACCAGACCAAGGATCCCCTGCCCTTTACGCCCGGCGCGGAATTCGCCGGCGTGGTCGATGCGGTCGCGAGCGACGTCACCGGCATCGCGCCGGGCATGCGGATGATGGGCGCGGCGCGCTCGGGGGCGCTGGCCGAGCAGATCGTGGTGCCGCCTGCCGCCGTCGAGATCATGCCCGACGGCCTGACGATGGAGGCCGCCGCCGCCTTCCGCACCAACTACCTCACCGCGCTCTATGCGCTCGGCGAGCGCGGCCGGCTGCGATCCGGCGAACAGTTGCTGGTGCTCGGCGCCGCCGGCGGCACCGGCGTTGCCGCGATCCAAATCGGCAAGCTGCTCGGCGCGCGGGTCATCGCCGCGGCCTCGACCGAGGAGAAGCGCAGCTTCGCCGCAAGCTTCGGCGCCGATGCTGTCGTCGACTACACGCGGCCCGATTGGCGCGACGCGCTGAAGGACGCGACGGGCGGCGATGGCCCCGACGTGATCTTCGATCCAGTCGGCGGCGAGGTCTCGCTGCAGGCGTTCCGCTCGATCGCCTGGAACGGCCGCCATGTCGTGGTCGGCTTTGCGGCCGGCAGCATCCCCGCGCTGCCGTTCAATCTGCCGCTGTTGAAAGGTGGGCTTCTGATCGGCGTCGACGCCGCCCAGATCGCGCGCCGCGAGCCCGAGGCGCAGACGCGCGTGATGACGCAATTGTCGGCATGGCTGAACGACGGCCGACTGACGCCGGTGGTCGGCAAGGTGTTCGCGTTTGAGGATTTTCGCGACGCATTCACCACGATGCAGACCCGCGCGGCGCTGGGCAAGATGGTGGTGCGGATCGGGTAG
- a CDS encoding ASCH domain-containing protein yields MPKPIPERYQHLRAFAFGDNPALADQLLELVIDGVKTATCSTEDEPNTSAPGERWIVLDGRGEPRCVIETTEVTYRRFGEVDAGFARDEGEGDRSLAYWRDAHRAYFGRLGRFSEDMMLMCERFRLVEVFGDLPDA; encoded by the coding sequence ATGCCAAAGCCGATCCCCGAACGGTACCAGCACCTCCGCGCGTTCGCGTTCGGCGACAATCCCGCCCTCGCCGATCAACTCCTCGAACTCGTGATCGACGGCGTCAAGACCGCGACCTGCAGCACGGAAGACGAGCCGAACACCTCGGCGCCCGGAGAGCGCTGGATCGTGCTCGATGGGCGCGGCGAGCCCCGCTGCGTCATCGAAACCACCGAGGTGACGTATCGGCGCTTCGGCGAGGTCGATGCCGGCTTCGCGCGTGACGAGGGCGAAGGCGACCGAAGCCTGGCGTATTGGCGCGATGCGCATCGCGCCTATTTCGGCCGCCTCGGACGATTCAGCGAAGACATGATGCTGATGTGCGAACGCTTTCGCCTGGTCGAGGTGTTCGGCGATCTCCCGGACGCGTAG
- a CDS encoding M14 family metallopeptidase: protein MPEKSAKGIDRRDLIMASIVTVGSAAAVAVNAGAANAQGAATPPGNPASGTVYTGDVIEGKKVVSALDVNDLEPGKKHRLYFQGVEMPTGQHWHVSVTVAKGAKPGKRGILTSGVHGDEMSSVHTVQTVMNQLDPAQMSGTVMAVTDVSRPALESMQRRWPNQGRGIDLIDMNREWPGNENGATAPSRHAGLLFKRLLRPNADFAIDFHTGTTGFEVTAFNIGGMDVPAVKAMVELYPVGQIFDNHVYPGVLHNAFMDVGIPSFTPEIGAARVLDPEMISLFVEGTMNVLKHHGIVAGPMGRTGKDVTVFVGNSAYPILATAGGLVEHLVKLNDKVEAGQKVAIQRNSFGEVIAEYTSGVAGEITGQRSDAMSEPGNPLVFILFNKPGPKDVQVYPE from the coding sequence ATGCCGGAGAAGTCTGCAAAAGGTATCGATCGCCGCGATCTGATAATGGCATCCATTGTCACGGTCGGTTCCGCGGCCGCCGTCGCCGTCAACGCTGGTGCTGCGAATGCCCAGGGCGCAGCGACACCCCCTGGCAATCCGGCATCAGGAACGGTCTATACCGGCGATGTTATCGAAGGCAAAAAGGTCGTCAGCGCGCTCGACGTCAACGACCTTGAGCCCGGGAAGAAGCACCGTTTGTATTTTCAGGGCGTTGAGATGCCAACCGGACAGCACTGGCATGTGTCTGTGACGGTCGCCAAGGGAGCAAAGCCGGGCAAGCGCGGCATCCTGACCAGTGGCGTGCATGGCGACGAGATGAGTTCCGTGCATACGGTCCAGACTGTGATGAACCAACTCGACCCGGCGCAGATGTCGGGCACGGTGATGGCGGTCACGGACGTATCCCGCCCGGCCCTGGAAAGCATGCAGCGCAGATGGCCGAACCAGGGCAGAGGCATCGATCTGATCGATATGAATCGGGAGTGGCCCGGGAACGAGAACGGCGCCACCGCACCCAGCCGACACGCCGGGCTTCTGTTCAAGCGGCTGCTGCGGCCGAACGCCGATTTCGCGATCGACTTCCACACCGGGACAACCGGATTCGAAGTCACCGCATTCAATATCGGCGGTATGGATGTGCCCGCGGTCAAGGCGATGGTTGAGCTCTATCCGGTCGGCCAGATCTTCGACAATCATGTGTATCCCGGTGTCCTGCACAACGCGTTCATGGACGTCGGCATCCCGTCCTTCACGCCGGAAATCGGCGCTGCGCGCGTCCTGGACCCTGAGATGATCTCGCTCTTCGTGGAAGGCACAATGAACGTCCTCAAGCATCACGGCATCGTTGCCGGGCCAATGGGACGTACAGGCAAGGACGTGACTGTCTTTGTCGGTAACAGCGCGTACCCGATCCTGGCCACCGCGGGCGGTCTCGTTGAGCATCTGGTCAAACTCAACGACAAGGTTGAAGCCGGACAGAAGGTTGCGATCCAGCGCAATAGCTTCGGCGAGGTGATTGCGGAGTATACAAGCGGCGTGGCCGGAGAGATAACGGGCCAGCGCAGCGATGCAATGTCCGAGCCCGGCAACCCCCTGGTATTTATCCTTTTCAACAAGCCGGGGCCAAAGGACGTTCAGGTCTATCCCGAGTAG